Proteins found in one Synechococcus sp. LA31 genomic segment:
- the serA gene encoding phosphoglycerate dehydrogenase produces the protein MTKVLVSDPIDQTGIDILSQVAQVDVRTGLSPEQLKEIIGEYDGLMIRSGTTVTAEIIEAAGKLRIIGRAGVGVDNVDVPAATKRGVMVVNSPEGNTIAAAEHALALMLSLSRHVPHAHVSTMAGGWDRKKYVGNELYKKKLGVVGLGKIGSHVARVAKAMGMELLAYDPFVSPERAQQLQVKLLPLAELFAEADYVSLHLPRTPDTENLVNAELLRTMKPTARIVNCARGGIIAEADIAEAVDKGVIAGAALDVYAKEPLEADSPLRSVGERLILTPHLGASTAEAQENVAIDVAEQIRDVLLGLPARSAVNIPGLNAEVMEQLKPHLQLAETLGQLLSQLAGGQISELEVRLQGEFASHPAQPLVIAALKGLLSTALGDSINYVNAGLEAKERGIHVLEVKDDAARDFAGGSLQLSSKGANGHHTVTGAVFADGELRITTIDEFPVNVAPSRHMLFTRHRDMPGIIGNLGSVLGEHNVNIASMQVGRRIVRGDAVMVLSLDDPLPPDLLASVHAINGIQEAHPVTL, from the coding sequence ATGACGAAGGTTCTGGTTTCCGATCCCATTGACCAGACAGGGATCGACATCCTGTCTCAGGTGGCGCAAGTGGATGTGCGCACGGGCCTTTCGCCCGAGCAGCTCAAAGAGATCATCGGCGAGTACGACGGTTTGATGATTCGCTCCGGCACCACCGTGACGGCCGAGATCATCGAAGCCGCGGGCAAGCTGCGGATCATCGGCCGCGCCGGCGTGGGCGTCGACAACGTCGACGTGCCTGCAGCCACCAAGCGTGGCGTGATGGTGGTGAACTCACCGGAAGGCAACACCATCGCCGCGGCTGAGCACGCCCTGGCGCTGATGCTGTCGCTCTCGCGCCATGTGCCTCACGCCCACGTGAGCACCATGGCCGGCGGCTGGGATCGCAAGAAATACGTGGGCAATGAGCTCTACAAAAAGAAGCTCGGCGTGGTGGGTCTGGGCAAGATCGGCTCCCATGTGGCCCGCGTGGCCAAGGCCATGGGCATGGAGTTATTGGCCTATGACCCGTTTGTGTCGCCCGAGCGTGCGCAGCAGTTGCAGGTGAAGCTGCTGCCTCTGGCGGAGCTGTTCGCCGAGGCCGACTATGTGAGCTTGCACCTGCCCCGCACGCCTGACACCGAAAACTTGGTCAATGCTGAGCTGCTGCGCACGATGAAACCCACAGCTCGCATCGTGAATTGCGCGCGTGGCGGGATCATCGCCGAAGCCGACATTGCCGAGGCGGTGGACAAGGGCGTGATCGCCGGTGCCGCTCTCGATGTGTATGCCAAGGAACCCCTTGAGGCCGACTCACCTCTGCGCAGCGTGGGCGAACGGCTGATCCTCACGCCGCACCTGGGTGCATCCACGGCAGAGGCTCAGGAAAATGTGGCCATCGATGTGGCCGAGCAGATCCGTGATGTGCTGCTGGGCCTGCCGGCCCGCAGCGCCGTGAACATTCCCGGCCTCAACGCCGAGGTGATGGAGCAGCTCAAGCCCCATCTGCAGCTGGCGGAAACCCTGGGTCAGCTGCTCAGCCAGCTCGCCGGCGGTCAGATCAGTGAGCTGGAGGTGCGGCTGCAGGGCGAATTCGCCAGCCATCCCGCTCAGCCTCTGGTGATCGCAGCCCTCAAGGGCCTCCTGTCCACCGCCCTGGGCGACTCGATCAACTACGTGAACGCGGGCTTGGAAGCCAAAGAGCGCGGCATCCATGTTCTTGAAGTGAAAGACGATGCCGCCCGCGATTTCGCCGGTGGTTCTCTGCAGCTCAGCTCCAAAGGCGCCAACGGCCATCACACCGTGACCGGAGCGGTGTTCGCTGATGGCGAACTGCGCATCACCACGATCGATGAGTTCCCGGTGAACGTGGCTCCCAGCCGCCACATGCTGTTCACCCGCCACCGGGACATGCCGGGCATCATCGGCAACTTGGGCTCGGTGCTCGGTGAACACAACGTGAATATCGCCTCGATGCAGGTGGGCCGGCGCATCGTGCGTGGTGATGCGGTGATGGTGCTCAGCCTCGACGATCCTCTGCCCCCTGATCTGCTGGCTTCGGTTCACGCCATCAATGGCATCCAGGAAGCCCATCCGGTGACCCTCTGA
- a CDS encoding photosystem II S4 domain protein — protein MLPRDELLKGSRQPNELAALIELAEQALRTWEPCWSGFVEAELQEDAQQRLGALSEVQVLSDGGWPQAERRRLLLRRAELADERDTPTPAAALNGLMVSGNFLFDPAEPVDVRQGLLEAGLAPGELGDIWMRGDRGAQAVISEEAAARCEGTEAQVRSVQVVLQVVPLEQLQWPATRAPRQLNSVEASLRLDAVASAGMGMSRSRMSDLIRSGAVRVNWQVITSPSRELCCGDRVRLDGRGELEILEIQPTKRDRWRLVMQRR, from the coding sequence ATGCTGCCGCGCGATGAACTGCTCAAGGGCAGCCGACAACCCAATGAGCTGGCGGCACTGATCGAGCTAGCGGAGCAGGCCCTTCGCACCTGGGAACCCTGCTGGAGCGGGTTCGTGGAAGCAGAACTGCAGGAGGACGCCCAACAACGGCTGGGCGCGCTGAGCGAGGTCCAGGTACTCAGCGACGGGGGCTGGCCCCAGGCTGAGCGCCGCCGACTGCTGCTGCGCCGGGCGGAACTGGCAGACGAGCGGGACACCCCAACACCAGCGGCCGCCCTCAACGGCTTGATGGTGAGCGGCAACTTTCTCTTCGACCCAGCTGAGCCGGTCGATGTGCGCCAAGGGCTTCTGGAGGCGGGCCTTGCACCAGGCGAGCTCGGCGATATCTGGATGCGAGGCGACCGCGGCGCCCAAGCTGTCATCAGCGAGGAGGCAGCGGCGCGCTGCGAGGGCACGGAGGCACAGGTGCGCAGCGTGCAGGTGGTGCTGCAGGTCGTTCCCCTCGAGCAGCTCCAGTGGCCCGCCACCCGCGCGCCACGGCAACTCAACAGCGTGGAGGCCTCGCTTCGTCTCGACGCGGTGGCCTCCGCGGGGATGGGGATGTCGCGTAGCCGGATGAGTGACCTGATCCGAAGCGGTGCCGTGCGCGTGAACTGGCAGGTGATCACCTCACCCAGCCGAGAATTGTGCTGCGGCGATCGCGTGCGCCTCGATGGGCGTGGGGAGCTCGAAATCCTGGAGATACAGCCCACCAAACGCGATCGGTGGCGACTCGTGATGCAGCGTCGTTGA
- a CDS encoding NAD(P)-dependent oxidoreductase produces MTVALLGTGLLGSAIATRLLACNQQVTVWNRNPARCSPLEALGARRADSSAAAALEADWLITVLSDGPATQDVLINQVGEALQGRRVIQVGTIAPAESQALARSVAELGGRYLEAPVLGSRPEALAGTLQLMSGGPAELVQEAMPLLRQLSQNPQHLGCVGSAMTAKLALNQLIASLTHAFSLSLHLVQQGGVEVELFMNLLRGSALYAATFDKKLQRELSGDYANPNFPTAHLRKDLNLFITAAQQAGLNSEGLKGLAALLERSAKAGLDDLDYCALHELTAGRTAAAGPG; encoded by the coding sequence ATGACCGTTGCCCTGCTTGGAACCGGCCTGCTCGGCAGCGCCATCGCCACCCGTTTGCTGGCCTGCAACCAGCAGGTCACGGTGTGGAACCGCAACCCTGCACGCTGCTCCCCCTTAGAAGCCCTAGGGGCGAGACGCGCTGACAGTTCAGCGGCAGCGGCCCTGGAAGCCGACTGGCTGATCACGGTGCTCAGTGACGGCCCCGCCACACAAGACGTGCTGATCAACCAGGTGGGTGAGGCGCTGCAGGGGCGGCGCGTGATCCAGGTTGGCACCATCGCACCGGCCGAAAGCCAGGCCCTGGCGCGATCGGTTGCCGAGCTAGGCGGCCGCTATCTCGAAGCACCGGTGCTGGGCAGCAGGCCGGAAGCCCTGGCCGGAACGCTGCAGCTCATGAGCGGCGGCCCCGCCGAGCTGGTGCAGGAGGCCATGCCCCTGTTGCGTCAGCTCAGCCAAAACCCGCAGCATCTGGGGTGCGTAGGCAGCGCCATGACCGCCAAGCTGGCGCTCAATCAACTCATCGCCAGCCTCACCCATGCCTTCAGCCTGTCGCTGCATCTGGTGCAGCAGGGCGGCGTGGAGGTGGAGCTATTCATGAACCTGCTGCGCGGCAGTGCCCTTTATGCAGCCACCTTCGATAAGAAACTGCAACGCGAATTGAGTGGCGATTACGCCAATCCCAATTTCCCCACCGCGCATCTACGCAAGGATCTCAACCTCTTCATCACTGCAGCTCAGCAAGCCGGTCTCAACAGCGAGGGGCTCAAGGGATTAGCCGCCCTACTGGAACGCTCTGCCAAGGCCGGGCTGGATGATCTCGACTATTGCGCTCTCCACGAACTCACGGCTGGCCGAACAGCTGCTGCAGGGCCTGGCTGA
- a CDS encoding DNA-directed RNA polymerase subunit omega — protein MYLGVNVSPKELAQRAESLVRFSSNRYLTTVRIAFRAKQRRFDDFDGLLEDSMVKPVQRAIIELSDEQDQPDLLPG, from the coding sequence ATGTACCTCGGCGTCAACGTCAGTCCCAAAGAACTCGCTCAACGCGCCGAGAGCCTGGTTCGGTTTTCCAGTAATCGTTATCTCACCACCGTTCGGATTGCCTTCCGCGCCAAGCAGCGTCGCTTCGACGACTTCGACGGCCTGCTCGAGGACTCGATGGTGAAGCCGGTACAGCGAGCCATCATCGAGCTCAGCGACGAGCAGGACCAGCCTGACCTACTGCCCGGCTGA
- a CDS encoding DUF2811 domain-containing protein, with product MESAGTVSMQAEVPEALLQSMQGFIEAHPNWDQYRLFQAALAGFLVQNGVQTREITRCYLANLFPQQRRFSEPIA from the coding sequence ATGGAGAGCGCAGGCACCGTGAGCATGCAGGCAGAGGTGCCCGAGGCCTTGCTGCAGTCGATGCAGGGCTTCATCGAGGCGCATCCCAACTGGGATCAATACCGCCTGTTCCAAGCAGCACTGGCCGGTTTCCTCGTGCAGAACGGGGTCCAGACCCGCGAGATCACCCGCTGCTACCTGGCCAATCTCTTCCCGCAGCAGCGCCGTTTCAGCGAGCCGATCGCGTGA
- the murD gene encoding UDP-N-acetylmuramoyl-L-alanine--D-glutamate ligase: MTLQVVLGLGRSGIGAARLLHQGGERVLVLDSGDQPVLKERAESLRREGISVQLNTPLDPASFTALPERPLRVIVSPGIRWDHPALLSLRQQGIHTDGEITTAWEATAGIPWIGITGTNGKTTVTHLVAHLLQAAGLDAPMCGNVGYSAAELALERANATAPNWLVVELSSYQIESAPRLAPRIGVWTTLTPDHLERHGSLDNYRAIKRSLLERSEVRILNGDDPDLRSRATSWDHGHWITAGSRQQAQAAGIEPALWIEADQICSSNGPLLAATALAMPGAHNRQNMLMAVAVGLEAGLSGSQMEAALRAFPGVPHRLERIRERDGVSWFNDSKATNYDAAEVALRALEGPLVVIAGGEAKQGDADGWLAELERQAKAVVLFGAARTTFEELLNNTGYSGAMHSVETLTEAVPLASELAAQHHCRGVLLSPACASFDQYQDFEARGEHFRQLVQSL, from the coding sequence ATGACTCTGCAGGTGGTGCTGGGACTTGGCCGCTCGGGAATAGGCGCTGCACGACTGCTGCACCAGGGAGGTGAGCGGGTGCTTGTGCTCGACAGCGGCGATCAACCCGTGCTGAAGGAACGTGCGGAAAGCTTGCGCCGCGAGGGCATCAGCGTGCAGCTGAACACCCCGCTCGATCCGGCCAGTTTCACCGCCTTGCCCGAACGACCCCTTCGGGTGATCGTGAGCCCCGGCATCCGCTGGGATCACCCCGCCCTGCTGAGCCTGCGCCAACAGGGCATCCACACCGACGGCGAAATCACCACCGCCTGGGAGGCCACTGCCGGGATTCCCTGGATCGGCATCACCGGCACCAACGGCAAAACCACCGTGACCCATCTGGTGGCGCACCTACTTCAGGCCGCCGGCCTTGATGCACCGATGTGCGGCAACGTGGGCTACTCCGCCGCAGAGCTCGCTCTGGAACGGGCCAATGCCACCGCTCCCAACTGGCTGGTGGTGGAGTTGAGCAGCTATCAGATCGAATCGGCACCGCGGCTGGCTCCACGGATTGGTGTGTGGACAACCCTCACCCCCGACCATCTCGAGCGCCATGGCAGCCTCGACAACTACAGAGCCATCAAGCGCAGCTTGCTGGAGCGCTCGGAGGTGCGGATCCTCAATGGCGATGATCCAGATCTGCGCAGCCGTGCCACCAGTTGGGATCACGGCCACTGGATCACCGCCGGCTCCCGCCAGCAGGCCCAGGCCGCCGGTATCGAACCGGCGCTCTGGATCGAAGCCGATCAAATCTGCAGCAGCAACGGCCCTTTGCTCGCAGCTACGGCCTTGGCTATGCCTGGCGCCCACAACCGCCAAAACATGCTGATGGCCGTGGCGGTTGGGCTCGAAGCCGGCCTGAGTGGCAGCCAGATGGAAGCGGCGCTACGGGCCTTCCCTGGCGTTCCCCACCGGCTCGAGCGCATCCGCGAACGGGATGGCGTGTCATGGTTCAACGACAGCAAGGCCACCAATTACGACGCCGCCGAAGTGGCTCTCCGGGCGCTGGAAGGGCCACTGGTGGTCATCGCCGGCGGCGAGGCAAAGCAAGGGGATGCCGATGGCTGGCTCGCTGAACTAGAGCGCCAGGCCAAGGCGGTTGTGCTGTTCGGTGCGGCCCGCACCACCTTCGAAGAGCTGCTCAACAACACCGGCTACAGCGGTGCCATGCACAGCGTAGAAACGCTGACTGAAGCGGTGCCCCTTGCCAGCGAACTCGCGGCCCAGCATCACTGCCGGGGCGTACTCCTTTCACCGGCCTGCGCCAGCTTTGATCAATACCAGGATTTCGAAGCACGCGGCGAGCATTTCCGCCAGCTGGTGCAGAGCCTCTGA
- a CDS encoding EVE domain-containing protein, whose translation MAHWLMKSEPDVYGIQHLQKEGTTLWDGIRNYQARNFMRSMAIGDRAFFYHSNAKPPGIAGLMEVVELGIVDPSQFDPSHQYFDPKSSPEKPRWDCVRLRYLGTFRELLSLNALREEFSVEELAVVRNGNRLSILPVPEASAQRLFDLLGPL comes from the coding sequence ATGGCCCACTGGCTGATGAAAAGCGAGCCCGATGTCTACGGGATTCAGCATCTTCAGAAGGAAGGCACCACTCTCTGGGATGGGATCCGCAACTACCAAGCGCGCAACTTCATGCGCTCGATGGCCATTGGAGATCGAGCATTCTTCTATCACTCCAATGCCAAACCACCGGGCATCGCGGGACTCATGGAAGTGGTAGAACTTGGCATTGTGGATCCAAGCCAGTTTGATCCCAGTCATCAATACTTCGACCCGAAGTCAAGCCCCGAGAAGCCCCGCTGGGATTGCGTGCGCTTGCGCTATTTGGGCACCTTCCGCGAGCTGCTCAGCCTGAATGCTCTGCGAGAAGAGTTCAGCGTGGAGGAGTTGGCTGTGGTGCGCAACGGCAACCGCCTCTCGATCTTGCCCGTACCGGAAGCGAGTGCCCAGCGGCTGTTCGACCTGCTGGGCCCTCTGTGA
- a CDS encoding ferredoxin-thioredoxin reductase variable chain has product MQAGDQVKVSQSVVVFHHPEHRGQAFDLKGQQGEVFQVLNDYKGRTISPTMPVIVAFGRFRAHFRSDELEPVS; this is encoded by the coding sequence ATGCAGGCAGGAGATCAGGTCAAGGTCAGCCAGAGCGTGGTGGTCTTCCACCATCCCGAACACCGCGGCCAGGCCTTCGATCTGAAGGGCCAGCAAGGCGAGGTATTTCAGGTGCTCAACGATTACAAAGGCCGCACCATCAGCCCAACCATGCCCGTGATCGTGGCGTTCGGCCGCTTCCGCGCGCACTTCCGCAGCGACGAACTCGAGCCGGTGAGCTGA
- a CDS encoding DUF1818 family protein, with the protein MIQREGQGWRLAWDGSRQPFPVLVGGDGWAVELTQAEAEALRDAVAELVAQHQSLVDQLMPEEEIELELERDPWWLIIEGDRATWALRVMLTPAPGQRALEGSWSEMAAAPFSQALQQLFGQP; encoded by the coding sequence TTGATTCAGCGGGAAGGACAGGGTTGGCGGTTGGCCTGGGATGGCAGCCGCCAACCCTTTCCGGTTTTAGTGGGAGGTGATGGTTGGGCGGTGGAGCTCACCCAGGCCGAAGCCGAGGCTCTGCGTGATGCTGTCGCCGAGCTGGTGGCGCAGCATCAGAGTCTGGTCGATCAGTTGATGCCGGAGGAAGAGATCGAGCTGGAGCTTGAACGTGATCCCTGGTGGCTGATCATCGAGGGCGATCGTGCGACATGGGCGTTGCGGGTGATGCTCACACCAGCTCCTGGGCAGCGAGCTTTGGAGGGATCCTGGAGTGAGATGGCGGCTGCTCCCTTCAGCCAGGCCCTGCAGCAGCTGTTCGGCCAGCCGTGA
- the pyrR gene encoding bifunctional pyr operon transcriptional regulator/uracil phosphoribosyltransferase PyrR, protein MAVDRVEILSADELGRTLNRLASQVLESVADSNQLLLVGIPTRGVALAEVLAQRLEALCGHAIACGSLDPTFHRDDLERIGTRLGTPTQLPADLQGRDLVLVDDVIFTGRTVRAALEALQAWGRPRRVRLLVMVDRGHRELPIQPDFCGRVVPTSRQELIALCLQAIDQEEGVFLIKES, encoded by the coding sequence ATGGCTGTCGATCGCGTGGAGATCCTCTCGGCTGATGAGCTGGGCCGCACGCTGAATCGCCTTGCATCGCAGGTGCTTGAGAGCGTGGCCGACAGCAATCAGCTGCTGTTGGTGGGTATCCCCACGCGGGGCGTGGCCCTGGCAGAGGTGCTGGCCCAGCGGCTCGAGGCCCTCTGCGGCCATGCGATTGCTTGCGGCAGCCTTGATCCCACCTTTCATCGTGATGACCTTGAGCGGATCGGCACCCGCCTCGGCACACCCACCCAGCTCCCCGCTGACCTTCAGGGGCGCGATCTGGTGCTGGTGGATGACGTGATTTTCACAGGTCGCACCGTGCGTGCTGCGTTGGAAGCCCTGCAGGCCTGGGGGCGCCCCAGGCGTGTGCGGCTTCTGGTGATGGTGGATCGAGGCCACCGTGAACTGCCGATCCAGCCTGATTTCTGCGGTCGGGTGGTGCCTACCAGCCGTCAGGAGTTGATCGCCCTGTGCTTGCAGGCGATTGATCAGGAGGAGGGCGTGTTTCTGATCAAGGAGAGCTGA
- a CDS encoding Hsp70 family protein, whose product MAGTLAIDLGSTTTVVAFQSPGDSAPRLLALTPISTSEPGVVPSLIWLSDKNSGQPLIGRQVIEAGLLERGGPGLHRDFKRLIGAEDPQHTTLLSPEQSGHLLLEQIWQRLPQELKPDRLVLTAPIDSYRGYRQWLLEATGGLAVPEIALVDEPTAAAIGAGLPAGSRVLVIDLGGGTTDLSLVALEGGEGKAAPIAQLLRFGGRNLENSRQSLRTARVLGKAGLALGGRDLDRWIAAELVQRHPSLAGVDPETPSLLSSCEQLKCRLSHAEEALVLWIAGPGHAPVDLHLQRHELDELLGQRQLLELLDELLEQVLASARGCGISEAEIDAVLPVGGCSRVPLIRTWLQERLPRVPLHGERPVEAVALGALRLTPGVAVKDLLHRGVSLRCWDQRSSEHRWHPLFLAGQPWPSEQPLQLRLSCSRPEQGELELHLGEPQQEERSEVVFVNGFPVLRRQAAGSPAVQAWSEQPAALPLSPPGTPGADRLELQFSINSAGELIVEGRDLLSDRPLPQRRLGRVR is encoded by the coding sequence ATGGCCGGCACCCTCGCCATCGACCTGGGCAGCACCACCACCGTGGTGGCCTTTCAGTCCCCTGGTGATTCCGCTCCAAGGCTGCTGGCGTTAACTCCGATCAGCACCAGCGAACCCGGGGTGGTGCCCAGCCTGATCTGGCTGAGCGATAAGAACAGTGGTCAGCCACTGATCGGTCGTCAGGTGATCGAGGCCGGCCTACTCGAGCGCGGAGGCCCAGGCCTGCATCGCGATTTCAAACGCCTGATCGGTGCTGAGGATCCGCAACACACCACGTTGCTGAGTCCTGAACAGAGCGGCCACCTTCTTCTTGAGCAGATTTGGCAACGGCTGCCGCAGGAGCTCAAGCCCGATCGCCTGGTGCTCACCGCTCCGATCGACAGCTACCGCGGCTACCGCCAATGGCTCCTGGAGGCCACGGGTGGCCTGGCGGTTCCCGAAATTGCCCTCGTGGATGAACCCACGGCAGCAGCCATCGGGGCTGGGCTACCAGCCGGCAGCCGCGTGCTGGTGATCGACTTGGGAGGCGGCACCACGGATCTGTCGCTGGTGGCCCTCGAGGGGGGAGAGGGCAAAGCGGCGCCGATCGCCCAGCTGCTGCGCTTCGGAGGGCGCAACCTCGAGAACAGTCGCCAGAGCCTTCGCACCGCCCGTGTCCTGGGTAAGGCGGGGCTAGCGCTGGGGGGACGCGATCTCGACCGCTGGATTGCCGCCGAGCTGGTGCAACGCCACCCCTCCCTTGCGGGCGTGGATCCGGAGACCCCTTCACTGCTCAGCAGCTGCGAGCAGCTGAAGTGCCGCCTGAGCCATGCGGAGGAAGCCCTCGTGCTGTGGATCGCCGGGCCAGGGCACGCCCCGGTGGACCTGCACTTACAACGCCATGAGCTGGACGAACTCCTTGGCCAGCGTCAGCTGCTGGAGCTGCTGGATGAATTACTGGAGCAGGTTCTGGCCTCAGCTCGGGGCTGCGGCATCAGCGAGGCGGAGATCGATGCCGTGCTGCCGGTGGGCGGCTGCAGCCGTGTGCCGCTGATCCGCACCTGGTTGCAGGAGCGCCTGCCGCGAGTGCCGCTTCACGGCGAGCGCCCGGTGGAGGCCGTGGCCCTCGGGGCGTTACGCCTGACACCAGGCGTGGCGGTGAAAGACCTGCTGCACCGGGGCGTCTCGCTGCGCTGCTGGGATCAACGCAGCAGCGAGCACCGGTGGCACCCACTGTTTTTAGCCGGACAGCCCTGGCCGAGCGAGCAGCCCCTGCAGCTGCGACTGAGCTGCAGCCGACCAGAGCAAGGGGAGCTGGAGCTGCACCTAGGGGAACCACAGCAGGAGGAGCGGAGCGAAGTGGTGTTTGTGAACGGCTTTCCGGTGCTGCGCCGTCAGGCCGCGGGCAGCCCAGCGGTGCAAGCCTGGAGCGAACAACCCGCAGCCCTTCCCCTCAGCCCCCCCGGGACTCCTGGCGCTGATCGCCTTGAGCTGCAGTTCTCGATCAACAGCGCAGGCGAACTGATCGTGGAAGGCCGTGACTTGCTCAGCGACCGGCCCTTGCCGCAGCGACGGCTGGGCCGTGTTCGTTGA
- the gpmI gene encoding 2,3-bisphosphoglycerate-independent phosphoglycerate mutase: MLCILDGWGYRHDEAHNAIRAAQTPVMDALWHAYPHTLIEASGADVGLPDDQMGNSEVGHLTIGAGRIIRQELVRISQAVRDGSLNNNPELNALADRLLANGNTLHLIGLCSDGGVHSHLNHLGGLLHWAAARGLKQVCVHVITDGRDTPTQSAPGFVQTIESQIASAGVGSIATICGRYWAMDRDNRWDRTEKAYRLLCSDGDVVSASPNQVLESAYASGITDEFLEPTRLNSGSIQAGDGVICFNFRPDRVRQIVRALVLPQFKDFEREPIEDLAVVTFTQYEAGLPVSVAFPPESLDGLLGQVVSEAGLRQFRTAETEKYPHVTYFMNGGIEQPYPGEDRHLVPSPRVATYDQSPAMSAEQLTDHCIAAINKGIYALVVINYANPDMVGHTGDMEATIDAIGTVDLSVGRLLEATNRMGGTLLVTADHGNAELMQGTDGRPWTAHTTNPVPVILVEGEKRKLPGHGNAVELRSGGGLADIAPTLLEILGLPQPARMTGESLVVPLGSPAVLNRIPQTLGV; the protein is encoded by the coding sequence GTGCTTTGCATCCTCGATGGATGGGGCTACCGCCACGACGAAGCCCACAACGCCATCCGGGCCGCCCAGACCCCAGTGATGGATGCGCTTTGGCATGCCTATCCCCACACGCTGATCGAGGCCAGCGGCGCCGATGTGGGCCTGCCCGACGACCAGATGGGCAACTCCGAGGTGGGCCACCTCACCATCGGTGCGGGCCGGATCATCCGTCAGGAATTAGTGCGGATCAGCCAGGCCGTTCGCGACGGCAGCCTCAACAACAATCCTGAACTCAATGCTCTGGCCGATCGCCTGCTGGCCAACGGCAACACGCTGCATCTGATTGGCCTGTGTTCTGACGGTGGGGTGCACAGCCATCTCAACCACTTGGGCGGATTGCTCCATTGGGCTGCTGCACGGGGGCTCAAACAGGTGTGCGTGCATGTGATCACCGATGGGCGTGACACCCCCACCCAGAGCGCACCCGGTTTTGTACAAACCATCGAGAGCCAAATCGCTTCAGCGGGCGTGGGCTCCATCGCCACCATCTGTGGCCGCTATTGGGCCATGGATCGCGATAACCGCTGGGATCGCACCGAAAAGGCCTACCGGTTGCTCTGCAGCGATGGGGATGTGGTGTCAGCCAGCCCGAACCAGGTGCTCGAAAGCGCTTACGCGAGCGGCATCACCGACGAATTCCTCGAGCCCACCCGCCTGAACTCAGGCAGCATCCAGGCAGGCGACGGTGTGATCTGCTTCAACTTCCGGCCCGATCGGGTGCGCCAGATCGTTCGAGCCCTGGTGTTGCCGCAGTTCAAAGATTTCGAGCGCGAGCCGATTGAGGATCTCGCTGTGGTCACCTTCACGCAGTACGAGGCAGGCTTGCCCGTGTCGGTGGCCTTCCCGCCTGAATCCCTCGATGGGCTACTGGGGCAGGTGGTGTCAGAGGCGGGATTGCGCCAATTCCGCACCGCCGAAACCGAGAAATATCCACACGTCACCTACTTCATGAATGGGGGCATTGAGCAGCCTTACCCCGGTGAAGATCGCCACCTAGTGCCCTCACCCCGTGTGGCCACCTACGACCAGTCGCCGGCCATGTCGGCCGAACAACTCACCGATCACTGCATTGCGGCGATCAACAAGGGCATCTATGCGCTGGTGGTGATCAACTACGCCAATCCCGACATGGTGGGGCACACCGGCGACATGGAGGCCACGATCGATGCGATCGGCACCGTGGATCTCAGCGTGGGTCGCTTACTTGAAGCCACCAACCGCATGGGCGGCACCTTGTTGGTCACCGCAGACCATGGCAATGCCGAATTGATGCAAGGGACTGATGGGCGACCTTGGACCGCCCACACCACCAACCCCGTGCCCGTGATCTTGGTGGAGGGCGAAAAGCGCAAGCTGCCCGGCCACGGCAATGCCGTGGAGCTGCGCAGCGGCGGTGGACTGGCGGATATCGCCCCAACCCTGCTGGAAATCCTTGGCCTGCCGCAGCCGGCCCGCATGACGGGGGAATCACTGGTGGTGCCGCTAGGTAGTCCAGCTGTGCTCAACCGCATCCCCCAGACCCTTGGGGTCTGA